A window of the Isosphaera pallida ATCC 43644 genome harbors these coding sequences:
- a CDS encoding cation-translocating P-type ATPase, whose product MTTETTTRPDRVGIQLESQDPASTPIAWHTLELDEVCRRLETDPERGLSEEEALRRRERYGPNALTPRAGTPWWMALLLQFHQPLVYILLVATVVSALLGEWIDAAVILGVVLVNAVVGFVQESKAAEAIDALARTMVAEATVIRGGRPRKVSATELVPGDLVRLASGDQVPADLRLVRIRDLRIAEAALTGESVPIEKRQGILEANTPLGDRVNLAFASSLVTFGSGSGLVVATGDHTEVGRISQLMSSAEDLATPLTREIARFSRWLMVVILGLAGIAFVIGLIRGDSAADTFHASVALAVAAIPEGLPAAVTIVLAIGVWRMAKRHAIIRKLPAVEALGSTSVICSDKTGTLTENRMAVVQLKAGDRFYKVEGEGGSAQGAIRPVQDPDEGESSSHDVDPLPPRVIDCLTIGLLCNDSHLVRHADGRLDAQGDPTETALLVAAAKAGLFAEDLQERLPRVDSLPFESEFQYMATLHDQGPGRPRLVLVKGSVEQVTDRCDGIDRDAIQDQAAHMALQGQRVLAFARKELPPDRHHLTHEDLRDGLEFVGLQGMIDPPRPEAIQAVADCLRAGIQVKMITGDHAATASAIAGQLGLQGTSGEDGRLRALTGAQLAQLEGEALADAADRVAVFARVTPEQKLRLVQALQSLGRIVAMTGDGVNDAPALKQADIGVAMGLAGTDVAKDAADMILTDDNFASIAAAVEEGRGVFENLTKFIAWTLPTNVGEGLVILAALLIGAVLPILPVQILWINMTTAVLLGMTLTFEPKEPDLMSRPPRDPKSSFLDASLLRRIVIVGVVMLIGAFGLFKWEILRTGDEVRARTVAVNVFVFVEIFYLFASRTLRRPLWKVPFFSNHWLLVGVVVMVALQLLLTYTAPFQTAFHTGPIDLTDWIAILLVSAIALMLVELEKTFTRYWEAAARPHP is encoded by the coding sequence ATGACGACCGAGACGACCACCCGCCCCGATCGCGTCGGGATCCAATTGGAGTCCCAAGACCCCGCGTCAACTCCGATCGCCTGGCACACCTTGGAACTCGATGAGGTGTGCCGGCGGTTGGAGACCGACCCCGAACGCGGTCTGAGCGAGGAGGAGGCGCTTCGCCGCCGAGAACGGTACGGACCCAACGCTCTGACCCCCCGCGCGGGAACCCCCTGGTGGATGGCGCTGCTGCTCCAGTTCCATCAGCCGCTGGTGTACATCCTACTGGTCGCCACGGTCGTCTCGGCGCTGTTAGGGGAATGGATCGACGCGGCGGTGATTTTGGGGGTGGTGCTGGTCAACGCCGTGGTCGGCTTCGTGCAGGAATCCAAGGCGGCCGAGGCGATCGACGCCCTCGCCCGGACTATGGTGGCCGAGGCCACGGTGATCCGCGGGGGTCGTCCCCGCAAAGTTTCGGCCACCGAGTTGGTGCCGGGAGACCTCGTGAGGCTCGCCTCAGGCGATCAGGTTCCCGCCGACCTGCGTTTGGTTCGAATTCGTGATCTACGCATCGCCGAGGCGGCTCTGACCGGCGAATCGGTGCCGATCGAGAAACGTCAAGGGATTCTCGAAGCCAACACCCCGTTGGGCGATCGGGTGAATCTGGCGTTTGCCTCCTCGCTGGTGACCTTCGGCAGCGGGTCGGGTCTGGTGGTCGCCACCGGCGACCACACCGAGGTGGGTCGCATCTCCCAACTCATGTCTAGCGCCGAGGATCTGGCCACGCCGTTGACCCGCGAAATCGCCCGGTTCAGTCGCTGGTTAATGGTGGTGATTCTGGGCCTGGCGGGAATCGCCTTTGTCATCGGCCTGATTCGAGGCGACTCGGCGGCCGACACGTTTCACGCCTCGGTGGCCCTGGCGGTCGCGGCGATCCCTGAGGGCCTGCCCGCAGCGGTGACCATCGTGTTGGCCATCGGCGTCTGGCGCATGGCCAAGCGCCACGCCATCATCCGCAAGCTGCCAGCCGTTGAGGCACTGGGCAGCACCTCGGTGATCTGCTCGGACAAAACCGGCACCCTGACCGAAAACCGCATGGCGGTGGTCCAACTCAAGGCGGGGGACCGATTCTATAAGGTGGAGGGAGAGGGCGGCTCCGCCCAGGGAGCCATCCGTCCGGTCCAAGACCCCGACGAGGGCGAGTCTTCCTCGCATGACGTGGACCCCCTTCCTCCAAGGGTGATCGATTGCTTGACCATCGGACTACTTTGCAACGACTCCCACCTGGTTCGCCACGCTGATGGTCGCCTCGACGCCCAGGGCGACCCCACCGAGACCGCCCTTCTAGTGGCCGCCGCCAAAGCCGGACTCTTCGCCGAGGATCTCCAAGAAAGACTGCCCCGCGTCGACTCACTGCCGTTCGAGTCGGAATTTCAATACATGGCCACGCTTCATGACCAAGGGCCGGGCCGTCCCCGCCTGGTGCTAGTCAAAGGGTCGGTCGAACAAGTGACCGATCGTTGCGACGGAATCGATCGCGATGCGATCCAAGACCAGGCCGCGCACATGGCCTTGCAAGGACAACGGGTGCTGGCCTTCGCCCGCAAGGAGTTGCCGCCGGATCGGCACCACCTCACTCACGAGGATCTGCGGGATGGTCTGGAGTTCGTCGGATTGCAAGGCATGATCGACCCGCCCCGCCCTGAGGCGATTCAAGCAGTCGCCGACTGTCTGAGAGCTGGGATCCAGGTCAAAATGATCACCGGCGACCACGCCGCGACCGCTTCGGCCATCGCCGGCCAACTCGGTCTGCAAGGCACCAGCGGCGAGGATGGTCGTCTCCGGGCGCTGACCGGCGCTCAACTGGCTCAACTTGAGGGCGAGGCACTGGCCGACGCCGCCGACCGTGTGGCAGTTTTCGCCCGGGTCACACCAGAACAAAAATTGAGACTGGTTCAGGCGTTGCAAAGCCTCGGACGCATCGTGGCTATGACCGGCGACGGTGTCAACGACGCCCCCGCCCTCAAGCAGGCCGACATCGGAGTGGCGATGGGCCTGGCCGGCACCGACGTGGCCAAGGACGCTGCCGATATGATCCTCACCGACGACAATTTCGCTTCAATCGCCGCGGCCGTCGAGGAGGGGCGCGGCGTCTTCGAGAACCTCACCAAGTTCATTGCCTGGACCCTGCCCACCAACGTTGGCGAGGGTCTGGTGATCCTGGCGGCCCTTCTCATCGGTGCCGTTCTGCCGATCCTGCCGGTTCAAATCCTCTGGATCAACATGACAACAGCCGTCTTACTCGGCATGACGTTGACCTTTGAACCCAAGGAACCCGACCTGATGTCGCGGCCCCCCCGCGACCCGAAAAGCTCGTTCCTAGACGCCTCGTTGCTTCGACGCATTGTCATCGTGGGCGTCGTCATGCTGATTGGAGCTTTCGGGCTGTTCAAATGGGAAATACTCCGAACCGGAGATGAGGTTCGCGCTCGAACCGTGGCCGTTAACGTCTTCGTCTTCGTTGAGATTTTCTACCTCTTCGCCAGTCGAACCCTGCGGCGTCCCTTGTGGAAGGTTCCATTTTTTAGCAACCATTGGCTGTTGGTCGGTGTTGTCGTCATGGTGGCGCTTCAACTGCTGTTGACCTACACAGCCCCGTTCCAAACCGCCTTCCACACCGGTCCGATCGACTTGACCGACTGGATTGCTATCCTCTTGGTTTCGGCGATCGCGCTAATGCTGGTTGAACTTGAGAAAACCTTCACCCGTTACTGGGAGGCCGCCGCCCGCCCTCACCCCTGA